A window of Dehalogenimonas sp. WBC-2 genomic DNA:
ATTGCCGATATTCTGGCTGGAGTCCCATCTATCGTGGTTGGCGTCTTCGCTTTTGCCATCGTTGTGAAACCGATGCATTCGTTCTCGGCACTTTCAGGAGGTATAGCCCTTGCAATAATCATGGTGCCGATAATAGCTCGAACTGCGGAGGAAGCTTTGCGCCTGGTCCCGGTTTCCATGCGGGAAGCGGCCCTGGCTCTTGGTATCACACGCTGGCGTTCTGTATTAGGTGTTATTATTCCTGGCGCGTTAACTGGTATTATCACCGGCATTATGCTGGGCGTTGCCCGTATCGCCGGTGAAACCGCACCGCTTTTATTCACAGCACTTGGGAGTAATTTCGGTTTCCAAGGAATCCTGAAACCCATTGGAGCATTACCGCTGCAAATATATCATTATGCGTTATCCCCGTTTAAAGATCAGCAGCAGCAGGCGTGGGCTGGCGCTTTTCTTCTGGTAGTATTGGTCTTAATTATCAGCCTCGTTGTCCGCTGGCTTAGTCGAGGGAGGCAACGGATGTGAAAATTATCATGAGTATAACGTTACTTTTCGACGAACTTGGAGACACACACTAATGGTTATGCAGAATCAAAAAGGAACTATGGAAGTTGACCATCTTAAGGCTTGGTATGGTAAAACATTGGCCGTTAACGATATAAGCATGAAAATTAAACCCAAGTCTATCACAGCAATAATAGGACCATCAGGCTGCGGTAAATCTACTTTTATCAGGTGTCTTAACAGGCTGCATGAAATTTCAAATAATGGGCGAGTTGATGGCAGCGTACGTCTTGAT
This region includes:
- the pstA gene encoding phosphate transport system permease PstA; its protein translation is MVNLMIRRKLTNRLMIGLSGVAALIGMTLLGLILGYTIVHGLTFINLDFITHAAKPTGEVGGGMGNEILGTLVLVGIASAIAIPVGLMTGLFLADFGRPMMAAAFRFIADILAGVPSIVVGVFAFAIVVKPMHSFSALSGGIALAIIMVPIIARTAEEALRLVPVSMREAALALGITRWRSVLGVIIPGALTGIITGIMLGVARIAGETAPLLFTALGSNFGFQGILKPIGALPLQIYHYALSPFKDQQQQAWAGAFLLVVLVLIISLVVRWLSRGRQRM